Proteins co-encoded in one Gadus morhua chromosome 6, gadMor3.0, whole genome shotgun sequence genomic window:
- the ap1b1 gene encoding AP-1 complex subunit beta-1 isoform X1, giving the protein MQEWANQLCENRQFGSKMTDSKYFTTTKKGEIFELKAELNSDKKEKKKEAVKKVIASMTVGKDVSALFPDVVNCMQTDNLELKKLVYLYLMNYAKSQPDMAIMAVNTFVKDCEDPNPLIRALAVRTMGCIRVDKITEYLCEPLRKCLKDEDPYVRKTAAVCVAKLHDINAQLVEDQGFLDTLKDLISDSNPMVVANAVAALSEIAESHPNSNLLDLNPQSINKLLTALNECTEWGQIFILDCLANYTPRDDRESQSICERVTPRLSHANSAVVLSAVKVLMKFMEMLPKDLDYYGTLLKKLAPPLVTLLSAEPELQYVALRNINLIVQKRPEILKHEMKVFFVKYNDPIYVKLEKLDIMIRLASQANIAQVLAELKEYATEVDVDFVRKAVRAIGRCAIKVEQSAERCVSTLLDLIQTKVNYVVQEAIVVIKDIFRKYPNKYESVIATLCENLDSLDEPEARAAMIWIVGEYAERIDNADELLESFLEGFHDESTQVQLQLLTAIVKLFLKKPTETQELVQQVLSLATQDSDNPDLRDRGYIYWRLLSTDPVAAKEVVLAEKPLISEETDLIEPTLLEELICHIGTLASVYHKPPSAFVEGSRGVQHKRIPIRSGSGESSESQDTGGAPGATEAPAAVIPSQGDLLGDLLNLDLTPPTSTAGAPPGPPMPMGGMDLLGGGLDSLMGDESEPYSPQMPRGADTPQSLRFSHSSPSSPDYSPTELAPGPALQLGGDIGGSPSMGSGFGAPAAVMPSSLNAPVGGGLGDLFDLGGGVGMPMGTFVPPKTLWLPAMKGKGLEIMGTFARRAGVIQMEMTLTNKAMSVMTDFAIQFNRNSFGLAPAGPLQVPTPLSPNQTIDVSLPLNNGGPVMKMEPLNNLQVAVKNNIDVFYFSCQYPISMLFVEDGKMDRQVFLATWKDIPNENEAQFQINDCHLNSDAASNKLQGSNVFTIAKRTVEGQDMLYQSMKLTNGICVLTELRVQTGSPTYTVSLKCRAAEVSQCVFQCYEAALKN; this is encoded by the exons ATGCAGGAATGGGCCAATCAGTTATGC GAGAACCGACAATTTGGATCCAAGATGACTGACTCCAAGTACTTCACGACTACCAAGAAAG GGGAGATCTTCGAGCTCAAGGCAGAGCTGAACAGCGataagaaggagaagaagaaggaggccgTGAAGAAGGTGATCGCGTCCATGACCGTTGGTAAAGATGTGAG CGCCCTGTTCCCAGATGTGGTGAACTGCATGCAGACAGACAAcctggagctgaagaagctggtGTACCTCTACCTGATGAATTACGCCAAGAGCCAGCCAGACATGGCCATCATGGCCGTCAACACCTTCGTGAAG GACTGCGAGGACCCCAACCCCCTCATCCGGGCCCTGGCCGTGCGCACCATGGGCTGCATCCGCGTGGACAAGATCACAGAGTACCTGTGTGAGCCGCTGAGGAAGTGTCTGAAGGACGAGGACCCCTACGTCCGCAAGACGGCTGCCGTGTGCGTGGCCAAGCTGCACGACATCAACGCCCAGCTGGTGGAGGACCAGGGCTTCCTAGACACTCTCAAGGACCTCATCTCCGACTCCAACCCCATG GTGGTGGCCAACGCTGTGGCGGCGCTCTCGGAGATCGCAGAGTCCCACCCCAACAGCAACCTGCTGGACCTCAACCCCCAATCCATCAACAAGCTGCTGACCGCGCTCAACGAGTGTACGGAGTGGGGCCAGATCTTCATCCTGGACTGCCTGGCCAACTACACGCCACGCGACGACCGCGAGTCCCAGAG cATCTGTGAGCGGGTCACCCCCCGGCTGTCCCACGCCAACTCTGCAGTGGTGCTGTCGGCGGTGAAGGTCCTGATGAAGTTCATGGAGATGCTGCCCAAGGACCTGGACTACTACGGCACGCTGCTGAAGAAGCTGGCCCCGCCGCTGGTCACGCTGCTGTCAGCGGAGCCCGAGCTGCAGTATGTGGCCCTCAGGAACATCAACCTCATCGTGCAGAAACG GCCGGAGATCCTGAAGCACGAGATGAAGGTGTTCTTCGTCAAGTACAACGACCCCATCTATGTcaagttggagaagttggacaTCATGATCCGCCTCGCCTCACAGGCCAACATCGCCCAG GTGCTGGCAGAGCTGAAGGAGTACGCCACAGAGGTGGACGTGGACTTTGTACGCAAAGCTGTCCGAGCCATTGGCCGCTGTGCCATCAAAGTAGAG CAATCTGCGGAGCGCTGCGTCAGCACGCTGCTGGACCTCATCCAGACCAAGGTCAACTACGTAGTGCAGGAGGCCATCGTCGTCATCAAGGACATCTTCCGCAAGTACCCCAACAA GTACGAGAGTGTGATCGCCACTCTCTGTGAGAACCTGGACTCCCTGGACGAGCCCGAGGCCCGGGCCGCCATGATCTGGATCGTGGGGGAGTACGCTGAGCGCATCGACAACGCCGACGAGCTGCTGGAGAGCTTCCTGGAGGGCTTCCACGACGAGAGCACGCAG GTTCAGCTGCAGCTCCTGACTGCCATCGTCAAACTGTTCCTGAAGAAACCCACCGAGACCCAGGAGCTGGTGCAGCAGGTCCTCAGCCTGGCCACGCAG GACTCGGACAACCCGGACCTGAGGGACCGCGGCTACATCTACTGGCGCCTGCTGTCCACGGACCCCGTGGCAGCCAAGGAAGTGGTGCTTGCGGAGAAGCCCCTCATCTCGGAGGAGACGGACCTCATCGAGCCCACCCTGCTGGAGGAGCTCATCTGCCACATCGGCACCCTGGCCTCCGTCTACCACAAGCCCCCCAGCGCCTTCGTGGAGGGCAGCCGCGGCGTGCAGCACAAGAGGATCCCCATCCGCAGTGGATC cGGAGAGAGCTCTGAGAGCCAGGACACTGGTGGGGCCCCCGGGGCCACCGAGGCCCCCGCCGCCGTCATCCCCTCCCAGGGAGACCTGCTGGGAGACCTGCTGAACCTGGACCTgacaccccccacctccaccgccggcgccccccccggaccccccatGCCGATGGGAGGCATGGATCTGCTGGGGGGAGGACTGGACAGCCTG ATGGGCGATGAGTCTGAACCG TATTCGCCACAAATGCCCAGGGGGGCGGACACACCTCAGTCCCTGCGGTTCTCGCACTCGAGCCCGTCGTCCCCAGATTACAGCCCCACCGAGCTGGCCCCCGGCCCGGCACTACAG CTCGGCGGAGACATTGGGGGGAGTCCTTCC ATGGGCTCTGGGTTCGGGGCTCCTGCGGCCGTGATGCCGTCCTCCCTGAACGCCCCGGTGGGGGGTGGTCTGGGGGACCTGTTTGACCTAGGGGGTGGCGTGGGGATGCCCATGGGAACCTTTGTCCCTCCGAAGACG ttgtgGCTCCCAGCCATGAAGGGTAAGGGTCTGGAGATCATGGGCACGTTCGCCCGGCGTGCGGGGGTGATCCAGATGGAGATGACCCTCACCAACAAGGCCATGAGTGTCATGACGGACTTCGCCATCCAGTTCAACAGAAACAG CTTCGGTCTGGCTCCTGCCGGCCCCCTCCAGGTCCCCACGCCGCTCAGCCCAAACCAGACCATCGACGTCAGCCTCCCCCTGAACAACGGGGGACCCGTCATGAAGATGGAGCCTCTGAATAACCTCCAG GTGGCGGTTAAGAACAACATTGACGTCTTCTACTTCAGCTGCCAGTACCCCATCAGCATGCTGTTTGTGGAGGACGGGAAGATGG ACCGCCAGGTGTTCCTGGCCACCTGGAAAGACATCCCCAACGAGAACGAGGCCCAGTTCCAAATTAACGACTGCCATCTCAActctg ACGCTGCCTCCAACAAGCTGCAGGGCAGCAACGTGTTCACCATCGCCAAGCGCACGGTGGAGGGCCAGGACATGCTCTACCAGTCCATGAAGCTCACCAACGGCATCTGTGTGCTGACGGAGCTCCGCGTTCAGACCGGTAGCCCCACCTACACG
- the ap1b1 gene encoding AP-1 complex subunit beta-1 isoform X3: protein MQEWANQLCENRQFGSKMTDSKYFTTTKKGEIFELKAELNSDKKEKKKEAVKKVIASMTVGKDVSALFPDVVNCMQTDNLELKKLVYLYLMNYAKSQPDMAIMAVNTFVKDCEDPNPLIRALAVRTMGCIRVDKITEYLCEPLRKCLKDEDPYVRKTAAVCVAKLHDINAQLVEDQGFLDTLKDLISDSNPMVVANAVAALSEIAESHPNSNLLDLNPQSINKLLTALNECTEWGQIFILDCLANYTPRDDRESQSICERVTPRLSHANSAVVLSAVKVLMKFMEMLPKDLDYYGTLLKKLAPPLVTLLSAEPELQYVALRNINLIVQKRPEILKHEMKVFFVKYNDPIYVKLEKLDIMIRLASQANIAQVLAELKEYATEVDVDFVRKAVRAIGRCAIKVEQSAERCVSTLLDLIQTKVNYVVQEAIVVIKDIFRKYPNKYESVIATLCENLDSLDEPEARAAMIWIVGEYAERIDNADELLESFLEGFHDESTQVQLQLLTAIVKLFLKKPTETQELVQQVLSLATQDSDNPDLRDRGYIYWRLLSTDPVAAKEVVLAEKPLISEETDLIEPTLLEELICHIGTLASVYHKPPSAFVEGSRGVQHKRIPIRSGSGESSESQDTGGAPGATEAPAAVIPSQGDLLGDLLNLDLTPPTSTAGAPPGPPMPMGGMDLLGGGLDSLMGDESEPLGGDIGGSPSMGSGFGAPAAVMPSSLNAPVGGGLGDLFDLGGGVGMPMGTFVPPKTLWLPAMKGKGLEIMGTFARRAGVIQMEMTLTNKAMSVMTDFAIQFNRNSFGLAPAGPLQVPTPLSPNQTIDVSLPLNNGGPVMKMEPLNNLQVAVKNNIDVFYFSCQYPISMLFVEDGKMDRQVFLATWKDIPNENEAQFQINDCHLNSDAASNKLQGSNVFTIAKRTVEGQDMLYQSMKLTNGICVLTELRVQTGSPTYTVSLKCRAAEVSQCVFQCYEAALKN, encoded by the exons ATGCAGGAATGGGCCAATCAGTTATGC GAGAACCGACAATTTGGATCCAAGATGACTGACTCCAAGTACTTCACGACTACCAAGAAAG GGGAGATCTTCGAGCTCAAGGCAGAGCTGAACAGCGataagaaggagaagaagaaggaggccgTGAAGAAGGTGATCGCGTCCATGACCGTTGGTAAAGATGTGAG CGCCCTGTTCCCAGATGTGGTGAACTGCATGCAGACAGACAAcctggagctgaagaagctggtGTACCTCTACCTGATGAATTACGCCAAGAGCCAGCCAGACATGGCCATCATGGCCGTCAACACCTTCGTGAAG GACTGCGAGGACCCCAACCCCCTCATCCGGGCCCTGGCCGTGCGCACCATGGGCTGCATCCGCGTGGACAAGATCACAGAGTACCTGTGTGAGCCGCTGAGGAAGTGTCTGAAGGACGAGGACCCCTACGTCCGCAAGACGGCTGCCGTGTGCGTGGCCAAGCTGCACGACATCAACGCCCAGCTGGTGGAGGACCAGGGCTTCCTAGACACTCTCAAGGACCTCATCTCCGACTCCAACCCCATG GTGGTGGCCAACGCTGTGGCGGCGCTCTCGGAGATCGCAGAGTCCCACCCCAACAGCAACCTGCTGGACCTCAACCCCCAATCCATCAACAAGCTGCTGACCGCGCTCAACGAGTGTACGGAGTGGGGCCAGATCTTCATCCTGGACTGCCTGGCCAACTACACGCCACGCGACGACCGCGAGTCCCAGAG cATCTGTGAGCGGGTCACCCCCCGGCTGTCCCACGCCAACTCTGCAGTGGTGCTGTCGGCGGTGAAGGTCCTGATGAAGTTCATGGAGATGCTGCCCAAGGACCTGGACTACTACGGCACGCTGCTGAAGAAGCTGGCCCCGCCGCTGGTCACGCTGCTGTCAGCGGAGCCCGAGCTGCAGTATGTGGCCCTCAGGAACATCAACCTCATCGTGCAGAAACG GCCGGAGATCCTGAAGCACGAGATGAAGGTGTTCTTCGTCAAGTACAACGACCCCATCTATGTcaagttggagaagttggacaTCATGATCCGCCTCGCCTCACAGGCCAACATCGCCCAG GTGCTGGCAGAGCTGAAGGAGTACGCCACAGAGGTGGACGTGGACTTTGTACGCAAAGCTGTCCGAGCCATTGGCCGCTGTGCCATCAAAGTAGAG CAATCTGCGGAGCGCTGCGTCAGCACGCTGCTGGACCTCATCCAGACCAAGGTCAACTACGTAGTGCAGGAGGCCATCGTCGTCATCAAGGACATCTTCCGCAAGTACCCCAACAA GTACGAGAGTGTGATCGCCACTCTCTGTGAGAACCTGGACTCCCTGGACGAGCCCGAGGCCCGGGCCGCCATGATCTGGATCGTGGGGGAGTACGCTGAGCGCATCGACAACGCCGACGAGCTGCTGGAGAGCTTCCTGGAGGGCTTCCACGACGAGAGCACGCAG GTTCAGCTGCAGCTCCTGACTGCCATCGTCAAACTGTTCCTGAAGAAACCCACCGAGACCCAGGAGCTGGTGCAGCAGGTCCTCAGCCTGGCCACGCAG GACTCGGACAACCCGGACCTGAGGGACCGCGGCTACATCTACTGGCGCCTGCTGTCCACGGACCCCGTGGCAGCCAAGGAAGTGGTGCTTGCGGAGAAGCCCCTCATCTCGGAGGAGACGGACCTCATCGAGCCCACCCTGCTGGAGGAGCTCATCTGCCACATCGGCACCCTGGCCTCCGTCTACCACAAGCCCCCCAGCGCCTTCGTGGAGGGCAGCCGCGGCGTGCAGCACAAGAGGATCCCCATCCGCAGTGGATC cGGAGAGAGCTCTGAGAGCCAGGACACTGGTGGGGCCCCCGGGGCCACCGAGGCCCCCGCCGCCGTCATCCCCTCCCAGGGAGACCTGCTGGGAGACCTGCTGAACCTGGACCTgacaccccccacctccaccgccggcgccccccccggaccccccatGCCGATGGGAGGCATGGATCTGCTGGGGGGAGGACTGGACAGCCTG ATGGGCGATGAGTCTGAACCG CTCGGCGGAGACATTGGGGGGAGTCCTTCC ATGGGCTCTGGGTTCGGGGCTCCTGCGGCCGTGATGCCGTCCTCCCTGAACGCCCCGGTGGGGGGTGGTCTGGGGGACCTGTTTGACCTAGGGGGTGGCGTGGGGATGCCCATGGGAACCTTTGTCCCTCCGAAGACG ttgtgGCTCCCAGCCATGAAGGGTAAGGGTCTGGAGATCATGGGCACGTTCGCCCGGCGTGCGGGGGTGATCCAGATGGAGATGACCCTCACCAACAAGGCCATGAGTGTCATGACGGACTTCGCCATCCAGTTCAACAGAAACAG CTTCGGTCTGGCTCCTGCCGGCCCCCTCCAGGTCCCCACGCCGCTCAGCCCAAACCAGACCATCGACGTCAGCCTCCCCCTGAACAACGGGGGACCCGTCATGAAGATGGAGCCTCTGAATAACCTCCAG GTGGCGGTTAAGAACAACATTGACGTCTTCTACTTCAGCTGCCAGTACCCCATCAGCATGCTGTTTGTGGAGGACGGGAAGATGG ACCGCCAGGTGTTCCTGGCCACCTGGAAAGACATCCCCAACGAGAACGAGGCCCAGTTCCAAATTAACGACTGCCATCTCAActctg ACGCTGCCTCCAACAAGCTGCAGGGCAGCAACGTGTTCACCATCGCCAAGCGCACGGTGGAGGGCCAGGACATGCTCTACCAGTCCATGAAGCTCACCAACGGCATCTGTGTGCTGACGGAGCTCCGCGTTCAGACCGGTAGCCCCACCTACACG
- the ap1b1 gene encoding AP-1 complex subunit beta-1 isoform X4: MQEWANQLCENRQFGSKMTDSKYFTTTKKGEIFELKAELNSDKKEKKKEAVKKVIASMTVGKDVSALFPDVVNCMQTDNLELKKLVYLYLMNYAKSQPDMAIMAVNTFVKDCEDPNPLIRALAVRTMGCIRVDKITEYLCEPLRKCLKDEDPYVRKTAAVCVAKLHDINAQLVEDQGFLDTLKDLISDSNPMVVANAVAALSEIAESHPNSNLLDLNPQSINKLLTALNECTEWGQIFILDCLANYTPRDDRESQSICERVTPRLSHANSAVVLSAVKVLMKFMEMLPKDLDYYGTLLKKLAPPLVTLLSAEPELQYVALRNINLIVQKRPEILKHEMKVFFVKYNDPIYVKLEKLDIMIRLASQANIAQVLAELKEYATEVDVDFVRKAVRAIGRCAIKVEQSAERCVSTLLDLIQTKVNYVVQEAIVVIKDIFRKYPNKYESVIATLCENLDSLDEPEARAAMIWIVGEYAERIDNADELLESFLEGFHDESTQVQLQLLTAIVKLFLKKPTETQELVQQVLSLATQDSDNPDLRDRGYIYWRLLSTDPVAAKEVVLAEKPLISEETDLIEPTLLEELICHIGTLASVYHKPPSAFVEGSRGVQHKRIPIRSGSGESSESQDTGGAPGATEAPAAVIPSQGDLLGDLLNLDLTPPTSTAGAPPGPPMPMGGMDLLGGGLDSLLGGDIGGSPSMGSGFGAPAAVMPSSLNAPVGGGLGDLFDLGGGVGMPMGTFVPPKTLWLPAMKGKGLEIMGTFARRAGVIQMEMTLTNKAMSVMTDFAIQFNRNSFGLAPAGPLQVPTPLSPNQTIDVSLPLNNGGPVMKMEPLNNLQVAVKNNIDVFYFSCQYPISMLFVEDGKMDRQVFLATWKDIPNENEAQFQINDCHLNSDAASNKLQGSNVFTIAKRTVEGQDMLYQSMKLTNGICVLTELRVQTGSPTYTVSLKCRAAEVSQCVFQCYEAALKN, encoded by the exons ATGCAGGAATGGGCCAATCAGTTATGC GAGAACCGACAATTTGGATCCAAGATGACTGACTCCAAGTACTTCACGACTACCAAGAAAG GGGAGATCTTCGAGCTCAAGGCAGAGCTGAACAGCGataagaaggagaagaagaaggaggccgTGAAGAAGGTGATCGCGTCCATGACCGTTGGTAAAGATGTGAG CGCCCTGTTCCCAGATGTGGTGAACTGCATGCAGACAGACAAcctggagctgaagaagctggtGTACCTCTACCTGATGAATTACGCCAAGAGCCAGCCAGACATGGCCATCATGGCCGTCAACACCTTCGTGAAG GACTGCGAGGACCCCAACCCCCTCATCCGGGCCCTGGCCGTGCGCACCATGGGCTGCATCCGCGTGGACAAGATCACAGAGTACCTGTGTGAGCCGCTGAGGAAGTGTCTGAAGGACGAGGACCCCTACGTCCGCAAGACGGCTGCCGTGTGCGTGGCCAAGCTGCACGACATCAACGCCCAGCTGGTGGAGGACCAGGGCTTCCTAGACACTCTCAAGGACCTCATCTCCGACTCCAACCCCATG GTGGTGGCCAACGCTGTGGCGGCGCTCTCGGAGATCGCAGAGTCCCACCCCAACAGCAACCTGCTGGACCTCAACCCCCAATCCATCAACAAGCTGCTGACCGCGCTCAACGAGTGTACGGAGTGGGGCCAGATCTTCATCCTGGACTGCCTGGCCAACTACACGCCACGCGACGACCGCGAGTCCCAGAG cATCTGTGAGCGGGTCACCCCCCGGCTGTCCCACGCCAACTCTGCAGTGGTGCTGTCGGCGGTGAAGGTCCTGATGAAGTTCATGGAGATGCTGCCCAAGGACCTGGACTACTACGGCACGCTGCTGAAGAAGCTGGCCCCGCCGCTGGTCACGCTGCTGTCAGCGGAGCCCGAGCTGCAGTATGTGGCCCTCAGGAACATCAACCTCATCGTGCAGAAACG GCCGGAGATCCTGAAGCACGAGATGAAGGTGTTCTTCGTCAAGTACAACGACCCCATCTATGTcaagttggagaagttggacaTCATGATCCGCCTCGCCTCACAGGCCAACATCGCCCAG GTGCTGGCAGAGCTGAAGGAGTACGCCACAGAGGTGGACGTGGACTTTGTACGCAAAGCTGTCCGAGCCATTGGCCGCTGTGCCATCAAAGTAGAG CAATCTGCGGAGCGCTGCGTCAGCACGCTGCTGGACCTCATCCAGACCAAGGTCAACTACGTAGTGCAGGAGGCCATCGTCGTCATCAAGGACATCTTCCGCAAGTACCCCAACAA GTACGAGAGTGTGATCGCCACTCTCTGTGAGAACCTGGACTCCCTGGACGAGCCCGAGGCCCGGGCCGCCATGATCTGGATCGTGGGGGAGTACGCTGAGCGCATCGACAACGCCGACGAGCTGCTGGAGAGCTTCCTGGAGGGCTTCCACGACGAGAGCACGCAG GTTCAGCTGCAGCTCCTGACTGCCATCGTCAAACTGTTCCTGAAGAAACCCACCGAGACCCAGGAGCTGGTGCAGCAGGTCCTCAGCCTGGCCACGCAG GACTCGGACAACCCGGACCTGAGGGACCGCGGCTACATCTACTGGCGCCTGCTGTCCACGGACCCCGTGGCAGCCAAGGAAGTGGTGCTTGCGGAGAAGCCCCTCATCTCGGAGGAGACGGACCTCATCGAGCCCACCCTGCTGGAGGAGCTCATCTGCCACATCGGCACCCTGGCCTCCGTCTACCACAAGCCCCCCAGCGCCTTCGTGGAGGGCAGCCGCGGCGTGCAGCACAAGAGGATCCCCATCCGCAGTGGATC cGGAGAGAGCTCTGAGAGCCAGGACACTGGTGGGGCCCCCGGGGCCACCGAGGCCCCCGCCGCCGTCATCCCCTCCCAGGGAGACCTGCTGGGAGACCTGCTGAACCTGGACCTgacaccccccacctccaccgccggcgccccccccggaccccccatGCCGATGGGAGGCATGGATCTGCTGGGGGGAGGACTGGACAGCCTG CTCGGCGGAGACATTGGGGGGAGTCCTTCC ATGGGCTCTGGGTTCGGGGCTCCTGCGGCCGTGATGCCGTCCTCCCTGAACGCCCCGGTGGGGGGTGGTCTGGGGGACCTGTTTGACCTAGGGGGTGGCGTGGGGATGCCCATGGGAACCTTTGTCCCTCCGAAGACG ttgtgGCTCCCAGCCATGAAGGGTAAGGGTCTGGAGATCATGGGCACGTTCGCCCGGCGTGCGGGGGTGATCCAGATGGAGATGACCCTCACCAACAAGGCCATGAGTGTCATGACGGACTTCGCCATCCAGTTCAACAGAAACAG CTTCGGTCTGGCTCCTGCCGGCCCCCTCCAGGTCCCCACGCCGCTCAGCCCAAACCAGACCATCGACGTCAGCCTCCCCCTGAACAACGGGGGACCCGTCATGAAGATGGAGCCTCTGAATAACCTCCAG GTGGCGGTTAAGAACAACATTGACGTCTTCTACTTCAGCTGCCAGTACCCCATCAGCATGCTGTTTGTGGAGGACGGGAAGATGG ACCGCCAGGTGTTCCTGGCCACCTGGAAAGACATCCCCAACGAGAACGAGGCCCAGTTCCAAATTAACGACTGCCATCTCAActctg ACGCTGCCTCCAACAAGCTGCAGGGCAGCAACGTGTTCACCATCGCCAAGCGCACGGTGGAGGGCCAGGACATGCTCTACCAGTCCATGAAGCTCACCAACGGCATCTGTGTGCTGACGGAGCTCCGCGTTCAGACCGGTAGCCCCACCTACACG